In Fusarium oxysporum Fo47 chromosome IX, complete sequence, the following proteins share a genomic window:
- a CDS encoding kinase-like domain-containing protein → GNLSDFLENHGVDFDTRRALCLDVGMGLQKLHQCDVIHGDMKLENVLVSRHPTRKYVAKIADFGFTIFDLEGNLPTTKRLGYSEPWEAPESASTLAFRDRQSTDTYSYGFLIWKCLSYGHHPFDEAGGAISNQSLETIKKLKATDGVPEYAVRALKGVLDNSLLSASRQAFQHTVRLSHARRSLDSAVKSLM, encoded by the coding sequence GGAAATTTGTCAGACTTCCTCGAAAACCATGGCGTCGATTTCGATACCAGAAGAGCTCTCTGTCTGGACGTTGGAATGGGTCTGCAGAAATTGCATCAGTGCGACGTCATTCACGGCGACATGAAGCTGGAAAATGTCCTTGTTTCCCGGCATCCCACACGAAAGTACGTCGCCAAAATTGCGGATTTCGGCTTCACTATCTTCGACCTTGAAGGCAACTTACCGACTACCAAGAGGCTTGGGTACTCTGAGCCATGGGAGGCACCTGAATCTGCCAGCACTCTTGCGTTTCGAGATCGACAGTCAACAGACACCTACAGCTATGGATTCCTGATTTGGAAGTGCCTCTCGTACGGCCATCATCCATTTGACGAAGCAGGAGGGGCGATTTCTAATCAGAGTCTCGAAaccatcaagaagctcaaagctACAGATGGGGTCCCGGAGTATGCTGTAAGAGCTCTCAAAGGCGTTTTGGATAATTCCTTGCTCTCTGCCTCTAGACAAGCCTTCCAGCATACAGTAAGGCTCTCTCATGCTAGGCGAAGCCTTGACAGCGCCGTGAAGTCTCTAATGTAA